The genomic segment ttattaattaatatttttctttgaataccTAAATTCAGAAGGCCAGCGAGCAATTCCACACAGCCGGCTAAGAATGAGAGGACGATGGCATAAGCGGGTCCTCCTTTTTGCACGTACTCGTAAGCCATAAGAGCCATCACTGCAGCGGGGCCGACGGTAACTTGACTCACTGAACCCAACAGGGCATAGATGAAAGGCCCTGCGAAAGCCGTGTACATACCGTACTATGTAATTCAAATCATGTAAATTAGTGATCAATAAAATtctgggaataaaaaaaagttgaatccattttattattcatacGGACCTCAACAGGAACTCCAGCGACAGCTCCGTAGGCGATTCCTTGTGGAATGGCCGTGAGCGCTACAGTTACTCCGGCCATACAATCACAAAAGGCTGAGTTGAGGCTATAGGTTTGTATCCAATTGGTAATCGGAAATCGACGAATTAACTGCTTCGTCGTGCAAGTACGACGGAATCGATTTTTTATCCGTTCAAGAACTTTTCCACCCGATAATTTGCCAGTCTTTCCCGtctcatttttttcaacagcCTTGGATTCCGATAAACAGCAATCAATCACAGGATGGTCGTCAGAAGTAGTGGATTCCGTATTGAAAGCCGTTTCCCCAACTCGAACCTTCACGGGCATATTACTTGTGCTAGGTACTGCAATACAAATGAGAATGAAAGGACCACAATCCTTGTTatccgcctttttttttcgtggaatTATTAGGGTGAAATGAGAACCTAGTTATTATTCGAACTTGtatacaaatatttcaaggcttcgaaatcatttgaatatgTTTTTGGCTTGAAATATTAAACCTTTTGTTGCGGTTAATATTTGTCGCTTGTAAAAGGAATGTGGGTGTAGtctgtttctattttcgtTTGAACAAGCTtccacttaaaaaaaacactgcaGGCCATTGTTCGAACATGGCAGTTGTCTGACTTTCTGACATTATTCACGCTCAGTCCGGTCAGTCCCGCTCTGTGACGTCACCGACGTACGAACAATTTAACTCGAGAATGCTCGCTAGATGTCTCGAATTGAATGTAAGCCctgatttctttcttgttggaAAGCAAACGGTGTTCTACCCATGACAataaagttttgtttttcttgtgggGTAGATATCTTGTACTATAGTTTAACATTTACAATAGTACCACCAgatgataaaatattttaataatagaAAACATAATTTGCAAACAATCTACCTGCTGCATCCTTGGCCGCATCTTCTTTCTCGGTTGTCCCATTTTCCGGATCAACGCTAAAAGCAGAGTTTGAGAATGAGGAGGATGGCATTGCTTCATGGACCCTGGTAAAACAaccaatcaattcaaaaactAAACATTGTCAAACCCGTTCTTGTCCTAAATAGAATTGAAAACTGGTTCCATGTATAAGAATTTCACAAACTTACTGGGAATCTTGTGCCTGCCAATGTTCTTGATGACCCTTATGAAGAATGAACTAAGGATAGCCTTACAGAAATAGAGTCGCTatcttgacttttttttcccttggaGGCGTGCACCATTCTCCTTCCTCTTCTTGGCTTACTCTTTGTTCGAGCCTTAGTTCAATGTACGACTTGCAAGTGGCACCAAACGCTTGAGGTGTTGCTTGGTTGGTGTATTGGCTTTCTTCACTTCCTATCTACCCTGGTTTTGTCATATAAAACCAAATACACGGAAGCAGCCTTTGGTTTTTCACgccattcatttttcatggaCTGCTGAGCGTGCTATTGACTCTCTTTCAAGTGTTTTCACAGCCTATTGCGCTTGAATAAGGCCATCCAATGATAGGCGACAGAGTAAGTCTTTCGGTGATTGTGGAATTCACGGCGAATCACGCCACCGGGTCCCAAGGTCATTCCCGAGCACATTCTCCGTCCGACTGTCCCGGCAATCGCTGAAACACCGGCAATAGACCTTTGCCCGCAACTACACTGCGTAGACTGCGCGTATTACCGAACGGCCTTCGGTCCCTCCGAACTTGTCTTCTTACAGATCTCGGCTCTCCTTCCGGGAAATGGGAAAACGCCAAGTCATTCTGTATACAAACATTACAAGGGAGACCAGGGGCTAGCTGCCTTTAGATCTTCAGGGCATTCAGGGAGAGTCGGCGTGAGGAATACCGcattataaacaaaaataaccaaaagtgTTGCAATGAACTCGCCGATTCTTTCTTGCTTCCTCAGGGTATCAGTCCGTtggctgtttgtttttgtttgatataaCGAAACATATAGCACACAAATTCAGCAGATACTTTCCAACGAAAGAGAGAATATCTCCGTGTATTGAATGACATATTCGTTCAGTAaattaaaatggaaaaccAACTCCTATCGTACACATAAAATTGAGCAGAGCACTGGGCAATATTTACAGACAAAACAAGACCAAGGCTTACTCTATTGCGATTCAAGTTCATTCATTATCGGCAGACggcaaaaaataattaataacataaacctttgattaattccatttgattcgTCTCGCTTGACCTCCGTTCCACTTCACCTATTATTCCTAAGGAACTGTAACAGTGTAGGAAAACAAAGACGCAATCAGAAAAACCTCTTAATAACATTATGAGGTCAATGATATATCTTACTAAAGGAAATTGTGGTATCCGTGGACGGAAGAGCTGGACGGGACATCGGCACCCCTTTAGGCAAAATCGAACTCAAAACACTTTTGAGATGATCACTAACGTTAGTGAAACAAtatttctcctctttcttgTCCCAAGAAGATAATATCGATTGAAGCATCTAGTCAAAGAAATACAAGTTTTTTACTCTGGTTTGCGCACGTATCCATCGTTAGTCTATTACCTTGAGCGTGGTATGATCGACTTGGTTAACCCGACCCATGTCAAGAACAATAACGCGGTTTTTGGCTTCGACGTCAATCGACACTTTTGTCAGTGCGTTGCGGAATCGCTCCACTGACGGGAAATAGAGATTGCGATCCGCTTGCAAAACAACACGTTCTTCATCGGCCTCCTGTTGATTGCATTTTTATTAGTTGTGGTATTTACTTTTGATAAAAACTGCGTCTTAAAATTGTTATCAGTAGCTCGGTTACCTTGTAGCGAGTTAAGGTGGATTTGGAGCGACTGCCTTCATAGGCAAGCAAGAGCAAGTGCATTTGAGCGCCGATGAGGATACCATATTCCATATTAATCAGCAGACAGCATATAAAGGTTGCGAAAAATGGAAGCAGCTCAATCCCTtcagtcaaaaaagaaaaattcaaaagataaGAGATTGGGAAATATTTGAGGAATTGAAGGTCTTACGTCGCCCTCTCCACATTGAAGGTATCTCGTGGTATTCAATCATGGGGTATACGGCCGTTATGAGCACGGCTCCAAGAATCGAtttgggaatgaaaaaaaaagttggcatCAAAAAAGCCAAAGCAAAAAGTATCACGCAACCTAAAATggaattaaatcattttagtGTGATGCAATCGCattcaatgttttaaaaaaaatcgcaatACCGTTAAATAAACTTGCAAATTGAGTTTTCCCGCCGGATGCAGATAAGACGGAGCTGCGGGAAAAGGAGGCTGTGAGCGGTATGCAACcgaagaaagaacaaaaaatcgaCCCTGCGCCGACTGCAATCATTTCCTGGgtagaatcagtttttttcccgttgCCTATTAAAATTTCGCAATGCATCAAGGACATTTGTAAATTGCAACACtcaatcacaaaaaaaaaaaaaaaaaaatatgtcttaCTAAATGCTTTGGCGATGGCAACTTGTTCTAGAATGGCAATGACGGGGACCAAAATCATCCCAGGTCCCATGTCTTTCAAGATTTCAGGAAATGTTATGACTTCGTAGGAGGTTTGATTGTAGGAATCGCTGTCGGTCCAGTTGGATGGCGTGAATTCTTCTTTGGGTCGCTGTATAGTGAACGGCGGaatttggaaatttggaatgcCGCACTTGATTTCGCCtgttattttgaaatgaaatatcgTCAACCATCCGTGGAAAATTGTTATGTTCAAATAAAGACACTACTCACCTAGCAACTGGAAAGGGCGTTGCTCATAGATCTCGAAAATATATGCGATGAGGCAGCCTAGAATGACCGCCAAAGCGTTGCGACATGTCGAAATAAACCACACGGCTTTTTCTACGCAAGGATGATGAAGACAGCAGCTACTGTTGAACCGTTTCTTGATGAGCGGCAGGTTCTGCACAATAAACAATAGTGcaaaattgattgattaaaCTCTGAAAACTGTCCATCAccatatttgaaataaatctcGCTTATTACCTTGAGCAAAAGTAGAAAAGCAATAAACGCAAATCCTAAGGCAGCGTCCCACACACGAATAGCTCTCCAGTGCTGGAATATTCCAGGGAGGACTTTGGTGAAAGTTGAACCCCGGAATGTTAAACCAAGAATGGTC from the Daphnia pulex isolate KAP4 chromosome 1, ASM2113471v1 genome contains:
- the LOC124192517 gene encoding sodium-independent sulfate anion transporter-like, encoding MPGIFTTMGGFDCGKESALYGETEVLMASSSVPAGATNQGGILPTMHTKIGDSTLQLSLSFNDKKNGETSFQMNPSPTSSTPSEMSVSWSEGGGSAEDQTDKDSSMPKKMVARAKRHIRKTCTTKLLKRRLPMIEWLPKYTLQSLFHDCMAGFTVALTAIPQGIAYGAVAGVPVEYGLYTAFAGPFIYALLGSVSQITMGATAVMALMTHQYVQLGGAEYAVILSFVSGCIELLAGLLNLGFIMDFISAPVISGFCTAAAVTVILSQFKTILGLTFRGSTFTKVLPGIFQHWRAIRVWDAALGFAFIAFLLLLKNLPLIKKRFNSSCCLHHPCVEKAVWFISTCRNALAVILGCLIAYIFEIYEQRPFQLLGEIKCGIPNFQIPPFTIQRPKEEFTPSNWTDSDSYNQTSYEVITFPEILKDMGPGMILVPVIAILEQVAIAKAFSNGKKTDSTQEMIAVGAGSIFCSFFGCIPLTASFSRSSVLSASGGKTQFASLFNGCVILFALAFLMPTFFFIPKSILGAVLITAVYPMIEYHEIPSMWRGRRIELLPFFATFICCLLINMEYGILIGAQMHLLLLAYEGSRSKSTLTRYKEADEERVVLQADRNLYFPSVERFRNALTKVSIDVEAKNRVIVLDMGRVNQVDHTTLKMLQSILSSWDKKEEKYCFTNVSDHLKSVLSSILPKGVPMSRPALPSTDTTISFIP